From Calditrichota bacterium, the proteins below share one genomic window:
- a CDS encoding GntR family transcriptional regulator produces MKIDLTDPKPLYLQIAENIRSAIRTGKLQVGQQLPSQSQMMKIYDVSSITVKKAISELVREGLVISRTGKGTFVARKSGFMDLSKHKTIGLVLSDLTSPFFSLIMKSIESETSENGYNLMVSNSSERRDKEENLINHFKRIGVDGLVIASLSHQYRATSSIRKLAEEKFPFIMVSYIEDEDIPFVGTDHEAGACMATEHLIKLGYKKIGYINAEEGNLLGQIREKAFRHTLKKHGIPINENYIEKFPFKMKDYESGHKLGKQFFTKPDRPRALFIYNDLSALGFQQAVLEQGYKIPEDVAIIGFDNIEQGKYSPVPLTTIHQPTDLIGQIAYQNLIAAIENRNFQIRTILKPELIIRKSCATY; encoded by the coding sequence ATGAAAATAGACCTGACAGATCCTAAACCTCTTTATCTACAAATTGCAGAAAATATTCGTTCAGCGATCCGCACAGGAAAGTTGCAGGTTGGGCAGCAACTTCCATCCCAATCTCAGATGATGAAAATTTACGATGTGAGTTCAATCACGGTCAAGAAAGCCATTTCCGAATTAGTTCGCGAGGGATTGGTCATCAGCCGTACCGGAAAAGGCACTTTTGTCGCGCGAAAGTCCGGGTTCATGGACCTTTCGAAGCATAAAACAATAGGCCTTGTCTTGAGTGATTTGACAAGCCCATTTTTCTCTCTGATTATGAAAAGCATCGAGTCAGAGACTTCGGAGAATGGATATAATTTGATGGTATCCAATTCATCCGAACGACGCGATAAAGAGGAAAATTTAATCAATCATTTTAAACGCATCGGAGTTGACGGCTTAGTAATCGCCTCATTATCTCATCAATACCGCGCCACATCCTCAATCAGAAAATTAGCCGAAGAAAAATTTCCATTTATTATGGTTTCCTACATCGAAGATGAGGACATTCCTTTTGTGGGAACTGACCATGAAGCTGGCGCTTGTATGGCAACGGAGCATTTGATTAAATTAGGTTACAAAAAAATTGGCTACATAAACGCTGAAGAGGGAAATTTATTGGGTCAGATCAGAGAGAAAGCATTCCGTCACACGCTGAAAAAACATGGCATCCCGATTAATGAAAATTACATAGAAAAGTTTCCCTTTAAAATGAAAGATTATGAATCGGGCCACAAATTAGGCAAACAATTTTTCACCAAACCAGATAGACCTCGCGCTTTGTTTATTTACAACGACCTTTCCGCTTTGGGTTTTCAGCAAGCAGTGTTAGAACAGGGCTACAAAATTCCCGAAGATGTCGCTATTATCGGATTTGACAATATCGAACAGGGAAAATATTCGCCAGTACCGCTCACCACGATTCATCAGCCAACCGACTTAATCGGTCAAATTGCCTATCAAAATCTCATTGCAGCAATCGAAAACAGAAATTTTCAGATACGTACGATTTTAAAACCTGAGTTGATAATACGAAAAAGTTGCGCAACCTATTAG
- a CDS encoding TonB-dependent receptor: MKPKILMILLLTLTPFFTLFAGASGKIIGTVTDTNTGEPLPGANVYLEGTAIGAASNLKGEYSISPVPPGSYTVSVTFIGYKSKKIPIQIETGQTLELNIKLEFDIVKGQTVVITAQAEGQVAAINQQLRSNTISNVVSAERIQELPDANAAESVGRLPGISIKRSGGEGQKIIIRGLAPTYNVITIGGEKIPATDLDDRSVDLNMISPEILAGIEVIKALTPDKDADAFGGIVDFKLANAPEGGFKYNFKFKNGYNAQRNEFGQYKGSLTMSNRYNDEKFGIMVTGNIERAQRGSDQFNASYIIIREKREDEEFAPITTDEVKLAYSDEIRKRIGYSILMDYKLPNGRIMLSNFISRLDKNELINYEKWDNEANVHEIRLRERHSQIDVLSNALSGLHHIFAGELDWRISRTASLNRQPFDSRIRSRELSAFDFSKLPYSFGPDELIAAANNDYDEMFLYEGNFYTEKSLESDKTAQLNFKLPFTLTTKVSGYVKFGGKHIEKIKERDRGERSSRLDYTALNRHEIFERHHPRYGQPGFEYIWDETGWPSMMNYLDPSSDVENFMNGRYRFGPVMSRNDLNYFLNSYLLDSLYITSSLADLDDYEATESVTAGYIMAELNFGRAFMFLPGARYEYTRDKMTGRKGTVPSLHIEPELNSPFVSDTSATVAYGRWFPMIHFRVRPTNWFDVRLAYTKTFSRPKFSQMLPKKKVYESEKTVEFGRPDLKPQISNNYDVFLSFYSNNIGLFTIGGFYKEIKDLIFSREGHFILDAEAEGYTPDLQAHKLSQPENNSFPTKVRGLELEWQTNFHWLPSPFDGIVLNANYSHIWSNTNYPRSFVLREQIPVFPFLKTSVIDTFRTGKMLDQSDDIANIALGYDKGKFSARLSLLYQGRTLSLVGERPELDGYTADLLRLDLSVKYRLTKYLDFYFNWNNITDEPDESYQSQIKYLTAAEYYGWTMDAGVGLNF, translated from the coding sequence ATGAAGCCCAAAATTTTGATGATTTTGCTTTTGACTTTGACGCCTTTCTTTACGCTTTTTGCCGGCGCTTCAGGAAAAATTATTGGCACAGTAACAGATACGAATACCGGCGAGCCTCTTCCTGGCGCAAACGTGTATCTGGAGGGCACAGCTATCGGAGCGGCGTCAAATCTAAAAGGCGAATATTCGATCTCTCCTGTTCCCCCTGGAAGCTACACCGTAAGCGTTACATTTATCGGCTACAAATCCAAAAAAATCCCCATTCAAATTGAAACAGGTCAAACGCTTGAGTTAAACATAAAGCTTGAGTTTGATATTGTTAAGGGACAGACTGTGGTAATCACCGCGCAAGCCGAAGGACAGGTCGCGGCAATCAACCAGCAGCTCAGATCAAACACTATTAGTAATGTCGTTTCTGCCGAGCGAATTCAGGAACTGCCCGATGCAAATGCGGCAGAGTCTGTGGGCCGTTTGCCAGGGATTTCCATTAAAAGAAGCGGCGGAGAAGGACAGAAAATTATCATTCGAGGTCTGGCGCCAACTTACAACGTGATCACTATTGGCGGCGAAAAAATACCGGCGACAGACCTGGATGATCGCTCGGTGGATTTAAACATGATTTCTCCGGAGATCCTGGCGGGAATCGAAGTTATAAAGGCGCTGACTCCGGACAAAGATGCCGATGCCTTTGGCGGTATTGTGGATTTCAAATTGGCGAATGCACCGGAAGGTGGTTTCAAGTATAATTTTAAATTCAAAAATGGCTACAATGCGCAGCGCAATGAATTTGGCCAATATAAAGGAAGTTTAACGATGAGCAATCGCTACAACGATGAAAAATTTGGCATTATGGTCACCGGAAATATCGAGCGTGCGCAACGCGGTTCCGATCAATTCAATGCATCCTACATAATTATCAGAGAAAAGCGGGAAGATGAAGAATTTGCCCCAATTACTACCGATGAAGTGAAACTTGCTTATTCCGATGAAATACGCAAACGTATTGGGTACAGTATTCTGATGGATTACAAATTGCCAAACGGAAGAATCATGCTCAGCAATTTCATAAGCCGGCTGGATAAAAATGAACTTATTAATTATGAGAAATGGGACAACGAAGCCAATGTGCATGAAATTCGCTTGCGTGAAAGGCATAGCCAGATAGACGTATTATCGAATGCTTTGTCCGGGCTCCATCATATTTTTGCCGGAGAACTTGATTGGCGCATATCGAGAACGGCATCGCTTAATCGGCAGCCATTTGATAGCCGCATTCGCTCACGTGAGTTGAGCGCTTTTGATTTCTCTAAATTACCATACTCCTTTGGCCCGGATGAACTTATTGCCGCGGCAAATAATGATTACGACGAGATGTTTCTTTATGAGGGCAATTTTTATACAGAAAAGTCATTGGAAAGCGATAAGACCGCCCAACTCAATTTTAAGTTACCTTTTACGTTAACGACAAAAGTCTCTGGTTATGTGAAATTTGGCGGGAAACACATCGAAAAAATAAAAGAACGTGACCGCGGAGAACGCAGCAGCAGGTTAGATTATACAGCGCTGAATAGACACGAGATATTTGAAAGACATCATCCTCGCTATGGTCAACCAGGTTTCGAATATATATGGGATGAAACAGGCTGGCCTTCCATGATGAATTACCTTGATCCGTCGTCTGATGTGGAAAATTTTATGAATGGGCGGTATAGGTTTGGTCCGGTTATGAGTCGTAATGATTTAAACTATTTTCTAAATTCCTATTTACTGGATTCGCTCTATATAACGTCGTCTTTAGCAGATTTGGATGATTACGAAGCGACCGAATCCGTGACTGCGGGATATATCATGGCGGAACTTAATTTTGGACGGGCTTTTATGTTTCTACCTGGCGCTCGCTATGAATATACACGAGACAAAATGACCGGGCGGAAAGGGACAGTTCCCAGCCTTCATATCGAGCCGGAACTGAATAGTCCGTTTGTTTCAGACACTTCGGCTACGGTCGCCTACGGACGCTGGTTTCCGATGATTCATTTCCGGGTCAGGCCGACAAATTGGTTCGATGTACGCCTTGCTTACACAAAAACTTTCTCCAGACCAAAATTTAGCCAGATGCTCCCAAAGAAAAAAGTCTATGAAAGTGAAAAAACCGTTGAGTTTGGCAGACCCGATTTAAAGCCGCAAATATCGAACAATTACGATGTTTTCCTCTCATTTTATAGCAATAACATTGGTTTGTTCACTATTGGCGGCTTTTACAAGGAAATCAAAGATTTAATTTTCAGCCGCGAAGGCCACTTTATTCTGGATGCTGAAGCAGAAGGTTACACGCCGGATCTCCAGGCGCACAAACTGAGTCAACCGGAAAATAATTCTTTTCCCACAAAAGTGCGGGGATTAGAATTAGAATGGCAAACGAACTTCCACTGGCTGCCCAGTCCTTTCGACGGAATCGTGCTCAATGCCAACTATTCCCATATCTGGTCTAACACAAATTATCCCCGATCTTTCGTGTTAAGGGAACAGATTCCCGTTTTCCCGTTCCTGAAGACATCAGTAATTGACACATTTCGCACCGGGAAAATGCTCGATCAAAGCGATGACATAGCAAATATTGCGCTTGGCTATGATAAGGGCAAATTTTCTGCACGGTTATCACTTCTCTATCAGGGACGAACTCTCTCATTGGTCGGCGAAAGGCCTGAATTGGACGGTTATACCGCTGATTTATTGAGGCTGGATTTGTCAGTAAAATATCGTCTAACGAAATATCTCGATTTTTATTTCAACTGGAACAATATCACAGATGAGCCCGATGAATCGTATCAGAGCCAGATTAAGTATTTGACGGCGGCAGAGTACTATGGCTGGACAATGGATGCTGGTGTGGGGTTGAATTTCTAA